A DNA window from Oceanotoga teriensis contains the following coding sequences:
- a CDS encoding AAA family ATPase — protein MINKIFLDQVATYEEIEFSPSKINYIYGGNGTGKTTISKVIAEDKKYSECDICYEEDRINSIVYNKDFVKKHFSQSDSIKGIFTLGKDNKEIKEEIDEKNNQIIDLKDKREKDNDNKEIKEKEREKEMGKFINEIWEIKKKYEVDFREAFEGYIWSKKAFFDKCLKESEENKYELIKYNEIIKKKEIVFDKEPEKYERLEKLNFEKIIKLEELDILSKPIIGKDNAQIGNLIKQLKNSDWVNSGRKYLEQSKNKCPFCQQTINFEIKKDIEDFFDESYKEEYEKIKKLRNYYEESIEGLFNKIEILRKKDIKIIDLSILEEKIQILKEKAKRNLMIIDEKLKNPSNIKKLDYISTIIKDINLEIDEFNSKIETNNKIIENIKVEKKNLKYKIWRYIVEEYKGNIERYNKKIKGLNKGLENLNKNIEIKDNKIIKIEKEIELMESEITSIEYTKNEINKILKNFGFNSFKIEKASEKGFYKIVRPDGYCVEETLSEGEYNFITFLYFYKMIKGSLNPTGMIKDKIVVIDDPVSSLDSNILFIISNLVRDIIDDCKNNCKNGIKQIFLMTHNVYFHKEVTFNIKKHYLKDEKFWIIKKINELSSIEPYNKNPIQTTYEMLWTEIRDIKKINKVTVFNTFRRILEYYFNIIGGTDYKKCIEEFEYEEKLICKSLLSWINDGSHFLNDDMHIYSEFDSIEKYYNVFKMIFEKTGHKNHFDMMNKKIN, from the coding sequence ATGATTAATAAAATTTTTTTAGATCAAGTAGCGACATATGAAGAAATAGAGTTTTCACCATCAAAAATAAATTATATTTATGGTGGGAATGGTACAGGGAAAACAACTATATCAAAAGTTATAGCAGAAGATAAAAAATATTCTGAATGTGATATCTGTTATGAAGAAGATAGAATTAATAGTATTGTTTATAATAAAGATTTTGTTAAAAAACATTTTTCACAGAGTGATTCTATTAAAGGAATATTTACTTTAGGAAAAGATAATAAAGAAATTAAAGAAGAAATAGATGAAAAAAATAATCAAATTATCGATTTAAAAGATAAAAGAGAAAAGGATAATGATAATAAAGAAATTAAAGAAAAAGAACGAGAAAAAGAAATGGGAAAATTTATAAATGAAATTTGGGAAATAAAGAAAAAATACGAAGTAGACTTTAGGGAAGCTTTTGAAGGTTATATATGGTCTAAAAAAGCTTTTTTTGATAAATGTCTAAAAGAATCGGAAGAAAATAAATATGAGTTAATTAAATACAATGAAATTATTAAAAAGAAAGAAATTGTTTTTGATAAAGAACCTGAAAAATATGAACGATTAGAAAAGCTTAATTTTGAAAAAATTATAAAATTAGAAGAATTAGATATTTTATCTAAGCCTATTATTGGGAAAGATAATGCTCAAATAGGAAATTTAATAAAACAATTAAAAAATAGTGATTGGGTAAACAGTGGTAGAAAATATTTAGAACAAAGTAAAAATAAATGTCCTTTTTGTCAACAAACAATAAATTTTGAAATAAAAAAAGATATAGAAGATTTTTTTGATGAGTCATATAAAGAAGAGTATGAAAAAATAAAAAAATTAAGGAATTATTATGAAGAAAGTATTGAAGGTTTATTTAATAAAATAGAGATATTGAGAAAAAAAGATATAAAAATTATTGATTTATCTATTTTAGAAGAAAAAATTCAAATTTTAAAAGAAAAAGCTAAAAGAAATTTAATGATAATTGATGAAAAACTCAAAAATCCAAGTAATATAAAAAAATTAGATTATATTTCTACTATTATAAAAGATATAAATTTAGAAATAGATGAATTTAATTCTAAAATAGAAACTAATAATAAAATAATAGAGAATATTAAAGTTGAAAAAAAGAATTTAAAATATAAAATATGGAGATATATTGTTGAAGAGTATAAAGGTAATATAGAAAGATATAATAAAAAAATAAAAGGATTAAATAAAGGTCTTGAAAACCTTAATAAAAATATAGAAATAAAAGATAATAAAATAATAAAAATAGAAAAAGAAATTGAATTAATGGAATCTGAAATTACTAGCATTGAATACACAAAAAATGAAATCAATAAAATACTTAAAAATTTTGGATTTAATAGTTTTAAAATTGAAAAGGCATCTGAAAAAGGTTTTTATAAAATTGTTAGACCTGATGGTTATTGTGTTGAAGAAACCCTTAGTGAGGGTGAATATAATTTCATTACATTTTTATATTTTTATAAAATGATTAAAGGAAGTCTTAATCCAACAGGAATGATAAAAGATAAAATTGTTGTTATAGACGATCCTGTTTCAAGTTTAGATAGTAATATTCTTTTTATTATTTCTAATTTAGTTAGAGATATTATAGATGACTGTAAAAATAATTGTAAAAATGGGATAAAACAAATTTTTTTAATGACTCATAATGTTTATTTTCATAAAGAGGTAACTTTTAATATTAAAAAACATTATTTAAAAGATGAGAAATTTTGGATTATAAAAAAAATTAATGAATTATCTTCAATTGAACCATACAATAAAAATCCGATACAAACAACGTATGAAATGCTTTGGACTGAAATAAGGGATATAAAAAAAATTAATAAAGTTACTGTTTTTAATACATTTAGAAGAATTTTAGAATACTATTTTAATATTATTGGAGGTACAGATTATAAAAAATGCATTGAAGAATTTGAATATGAAGAAAAATTAATATGTAAATCTTTATTATCATGGATAAATGATGGATCACATTTTTTAAATGATGATATGCATATTTATAGTGAATTTGATAGTATTGAAAAATACTATAATGTTTTTAAAATGATTTTTGAAAAAACAGGTCATAAAAATCATTTTGATATGATGAATAAAAAAATAAATTAA
- the cmr1 gene encoding type III-B CRISPR module RAMP protein Cmr1: MNKFTVELETITPMFSYGSDKYKPEFRVTELKSLMRNTFREFYDFKNLKEMKEKEAELFGDLNKKSPFSIKVSDPKKINFNKLDLPLFKILTPHKILNQENIDAKNIYNLLKEDKIYKLYEKLFDKKISVKVDFIVKDKKSEDFYKKLLVYSSILGGLGRRVRKGFGCFKVKEKDLNEKISENNFEDLKNFKKLEYFKDSNMIKKLQIIELEDEYSKVILELSALTHNAISKGKINGRLSSPIYITFWESEYKKYIIIKELNCDYLSKYNIKEFDKYYEHFMDELKNLDFYKSEKVFEILNTEKDG; encoded by the coding sequence ATGAATAAGTTTACTGTTGAATTAGAGACTATAACTCCTATGTTTTCATATGGAAGCGATAAATATAAACCGGAGTTTAGAGTCACTGAATTAAAATCATTAATGAGAAACACATTTAGAGAATTTTATGATTTTAAAAATTTAAAAGAAATGAAGGAAAAAGAAGCAGAACTTTTTGGAGATTTAAATAAAAAAAGTCCTTTTAGTATTAAAGTAAGTGATCCAAAAAAAATAAATTTTAATAAATTAGATTTACCTCTTTTTAAAATTCTAACTCCACATAAAATATTAAATCAAGAAAATATTGATGCTAAAAATATTTATAATTTATTAAAAGAAGATAAGATTTATAAACTATATGAAAAATTATTTGATAAAAAAATTTCTGTAAAAGTAGATTTTATTGTTAAAGATAAAAAGAGCGAAGATTTTTATAAAAAATTATTAGTATATTCTTCAATTTTAGGAGGGTTAGGAAGAAGAGTAAGAAAAGGATTTGGATGTTTCAAAGTAAAAGAAAAAGATTTAAACGAAAAAATTTCTGAAAATAATTTTGAAGATTTAAAAAATTTTAAAAAACTTGAATATTTTAAAGATTCTAATATGATAAAAAAATTACAAATAATAGAATTAGAAGATGAATATTCAAAAGTTATTTTAGAATTATCAGCATTAACTCATAATGCAATTTCAAAAGGTAAAATAAATGGAAGACTTTCTTCTCCTATATATATAACTTTTTGGGAGAGTGAGTATAAAAAATATATTATTATAAAAGAATTAAATTGTGATTATTTATCCAAATATAATATTAAAGAATTTGATAAATATTATGAACATTTTATGGATGAGTTAAAAAATTTAGATTTTTATAAAAGTGAAAAAGTTTTTGAAATATTAAATACTGAAAAAGATGGGTGA